Proteins from one Malaya genurostris strain Urasoe2022 chromosome 2, Malgen_1.1, whole genome shotgun sequence genomic window:
- the LOC131427698 gene encoding ubiquitin carboxyl-terminal hydrolase 20: protein MARSGGSKCPHLENVVQLSLLELCKLKKGEPCTECDANGPNLWICLQKNCLHIGCSEQYNDHSTTHFQTSRTHCIHMNLSSQRIWCYLCEFEVFLVQQQHQQIRRTSMVSNDSSDTSRYSAGNEKLLMYGDRFSSGGGGGGGGVGAGGESCDSSCEEDEFERHGKWNGLVGLQNIANTCYMNAALQALSNSPPLTGFFLDCGSVLETDLLGNQTVSKPGLAKHYHKLIKEMWCKNRRYIVPSGILYGIRIVHPMFRGYQQHDTQEFLRCFMDQLHEELKEDAQPPPELLSLRGRDHRNGDDQSVCSSPSPSQSEAEYETCDSGVSEQSSLSDDVSVSCKRTRKVSRSPSPTSQRNVSSNSRQQSPIGSNRSTSSSTGSMTSSHQQQQGGNVSDTQQQKTAKDKISERSIISDIFDGKLLSSVQCLTCDRISTREETFQDLSLPIPGKDHLAVLHQNHSGMPAANHPSSVGGSGGGGGNSSSSSGITCSDAVYPVTGDSWIWWIWNWPFWTWVRSWFWGPAVSLHDCMAAFFSADELKGDNMYSCEKCNKLRNGVKYSRVLALPEMLCVHLKRFRHDLSYSSKISSPVHFPLHGLDMRPYLHKDCKSDVTSYDLCAVICHHGTVGGGHYTSFAKHDPTGKWFEFDDQLVTQVSPEDVQNCEAYVLFYRKNNTKMMTIRAQANDLISVQEHASDIRFYISRNWLHRFNTFAEPGPIDNWTLLCPHGAFPPSKAPYFSKLVVPIPQALWDFLYQKFGGGPVCNHIFPCHICKKAAESLSRRQRAELEAFTACNDEYQYNENPTTIYAISMAWFRQWQMFARGVTTEEPGPIDNKLIAIPGDMSIPLRSVRQGSDYAQINCTLWHFFYGIYGGGPEIVLRGQPVPPPEPRVAKPVKEREQEPMDVGESISQSSKNVSVTNGRQDTAAEVPNDVSSQGVAIPTYQKPQKSVSFEDNESYMENEDHNESARSVQMKRKQMKQQKEQSKESKKAETDSADGLGTYQRRKQLKHQQQVTQDAGNEKHFADMVDSRDKKERRHRAGMKTNGLFGAEGKYQATSAETTNNAPIPRAESFSQPSIATKVNYNSLGTATVTFSRSADETHHHASANGTTVSGSGADSSKSVDEIMPLLTQTSISRAHTTENEDDDDNESDGDPVVSVKERSHHHGLRKGHRSGNHPVENGQPERGMMSFGRKKLKSKYLKSKSTKSGVILDGTIGQISPVANGTNASDSEK, encoded by the exons ATGGCTCGCAGTGGAGGCAGCAAATGCCCTCACCTAGAGAACGTTGTCCAGTTGTCGTTGCTGGAGCTATGCAAGTTGAAAAAG GGTGAACCGTGCACCGAGTGCGACGCGAATGGTCCAAATTTGTGGATTTGCTTGCAAAAGAACTGCCTGCACATCGGCTGTTCGGAGCAGTACAATGACCATAGTACAACCCACTTCCAGACCAGCCGGACTCACTGCATACACATGAATCTTTCGTCGCAGCGTATCTGGTGTTATCTGTGTGAGTTCGAGGTGTTCCTGGTGCAGCAACAGCACCAGCAGATCCGGCGAACTTCGATGGTCAGCAATGATTCCAGCGATACTAGCCGCTATTCGGCAGGCAATGAGAAGCTTTTGATGTACGGTGATCGATTCTccagtggtggtggtggtggtggtggtggcgttGGTGCCGGGGGCGAGTCCTGCGACAGTAGCTGCGAGGAAGACGAATTCGAGAGGCATGGTAAATGGAATGGATTGGTTGGATTGCAGAATATAGCCAATACTTGCTACATGAATGCAGCACTTCAAGCGTTGAGCAACAGTCCTCCGTTGACGGGGTTCTTTTTGGATTGTGGTTCAGTGTTGGAGACAGACCTGTTGGGGAATCAAACCGTTTCGAAACCAGGACTGGCTAAACATTATCATAAACTGATCAAAGAAATGTGGTGCAAAAACCGTCGCTATATCGTGCCGAGTGGAATTCTGTATGGAATACGGATTGTTCATCCGATGTTTAGAGGTTACCAACAGCATGACACCCAGGagtttcttcggtgttttatggATCAACTGCACGAAGAGTTGAAGGAGGACGCTCAGCCTCCGCCGGAGTTGCTATCGCTGCGTGGTAGAGATCACCGAAACGGTGATGATCAATCGGTTTGTTCTTCTCCGTCACCGTCGCAATCGGAAGCGGAGTATGAGACCTGCGACAGTGGTGTCTCGGAACAGTCGAGCCTATCGGATGACGTGTCTGTCAGTTGTAAACGAACCAGAAAAGTATCCCGATCGCCTAGTCCCACAAGCCAAAGAAACGTTAGTTCAAACAGTCGGCAGCAGTCTCCGATTGGCAGCAATCGAAGTACATCCAGCAGCACCGGTAGCATGACTTCCTCACACCAACAGCAACAAGGTGGAAACGTCAGTGATACACAGCAGCAGAAAACTGCCAAGGATAAAATTTCGGAACGATCCATAATCAGTGATATTTTTGATGGCAAACTTCTTTCGTCGGTTCAGTGTTTGACGTGCGATCGCATATCGACCCGAGAGGAAACATTCCAAGACCTGTCATTGCCAATTCCAGGAAAGGACCATTTAGCCGTGCTACATCAGAATCATTCCGGAATGCCTGCCGCTAATCATCCGAGTTCGGTTGGTGgtagtggtggtggtggtggcaacagcagcagtagcagcggGATCACCTGTTCCGATGCGGTCTATCCCGTCACTGGGGACAGTTGGATCTGGTGGATTTGGAATTGGCCATTTTGGACGTGGGTTCGCTCGTGGTTCTGGGGACCGGCCGTTAGTTTGCACGATTGTATGGCGGCTTTTTTCAGTGCCGACGAGTTGAAGGGAGACAATATGTACAGCTGTGAAAAGTGCAATAAACTGCGGAACGGTGTGAAATATTCCCGTGTGTTGGCCTTACCGGAAATGTTGTGTGTTCACTTGAAGCGCTTCCGGCACGATTTGTCGTACAGTTCAAAAATTTCCAGCCCCGTTCATTTCCCGTTGCATGGGCTTGATATGCGTCCGTATCTGCACAAGGACTGTAAATCGGATGTCACTTCGTACGACCTGTGCGCGGTTATTTGCCATCATGGTACGGTAGGTGGAGGTCACTATACCAGTTTTGCCAAACACGATCCCACCGGAAAGTGGTTCGAGTTCGATGACCAACTTGTGACGCAGGTTAGTCCCGAGGATGTACAAAATTGTGAAGCCTACGTACTGTTCTATCGAAAGAACAACACGAAAATGATGACGATCCGGGCACAGGCGAACGATTTGATTAGCGTCCAGGAACACGCCTCCGATATTCGGTTCTACATCTCACGGAATTGGTTGCATCG GTTCAACACGTTCGCCGAACCGGGACCCATTGACAACTGGACGTTGCTTTGTCCGCATGGCGCATTTCCACCGAGCAAGGCACCGTACTTTTCGAAGCTAGTAGTGCCAATTCCGCAAGCATTGTGGGATTTTTTGTACCAAAAATTTGGTGGTGGCCCCGTGTGTAATCACATCTTTCCCTGCCACATTTGTAAAAAAGCTGCTGAGTCACTGTCGAGAAGGCAGCGAGCAGAACTAGAAGCATTTACCGCATGTAATGACGAATACCAG tacaACGAAAACCCAACCACCATTTATGCGATCTCAATGGCTTGGTTCCGCCAGTGGCAGATGTTTGCCCGTGGTGTAACCACCGAAGAGCCAGGTCCGATCGATAACAAACTGATAGCAATTCCCGGAGATATGAGCATTCCACTGCGCAGTGTTCGTCAGGGTTCGGACTATGCACAGATTAATTGTACGCTTTGGCATTTCTTCTACGGCATTTACGGTGGCGGACCGGAAATTGTCCTCCGGGGTCAGCCCGTACCACCACCAGAACCAAGGGTGGCAAAGCCCGTCAAG GAGCGCGAACAAGAACCCATGGATGTCGGTGAATCGATTAGCCAGTCTTCGAAAAATGTCTCAGTCACCAACGGGCGCCAGGATACGGCGGCCGAAGTTCCGAATGATGTGTCATCACAGGGTGTAGCCATTCCAACCTATCAGAAACCCCAGAAGAGCGTATCTTTCGAGGACAATGAAAGCTACATGGAAAACGAAGATCACAACGAATCCGCTCGGTCGGTGCAGATGAAACGAAAACAGATGAAACAACAGAAGGAACAAAGCAAGGAATCGAAGAAAGCTGAAACGGACAGTGCCGATGGGTTGGGCACCTATCAACGGCGGAAACAACTCAAACATCAGCAGCAGGTAACGCAGGATGCCGGAAATGAAAAACACTTTGCCGATATGGTGGACAGCAGAGACAAAAAGGAAAGGCGACATCGAGCCGGAATGAAAACGAACGGTCTCTTTGGAGCAGAAG GTAAATACCAGGCCACCAGTGCGGAAACCACCAACAATGCACCCATTCCTCGGGCGGAATCGTTCTCGCAGCCTTCGATTGCCACCAAAGTCAATTACAACAGCCTTGGTACTGCCACGGTAACATTTTCCCGATCCGCAGACGAAACTCATCACCATGCCAGTGCCAACGGGACTACCGTGTCCGGTAGCGGTGCTGATTCCTCGAAGTCGGTCGATGAAATTATGCCACTGCTAACGCAAACCTCCATCAGTCGTGCTCATACAACCGAAAACGAGGACGATGACGATAACGAAAGTGATGGCGATCCGGTAGTTTCGGTAAAGGAACGATCGCATCACCATGGCCTCCGGAAGGGTCATCGATCGGGCAACCACCCGGTCGAAAACGGCCAACCCGAACGCGGCATGATGTCTTTCGGTAGGAAAAAACTcaagtcaaaatatttgaagAGCAAATCGACCAAATCAGGAGTCATACTGGACGGTACGATTGGACAGATATCGCCCGTAGCCAACGGAACAAACGCCAGTGACAGCGAGAAATGA